A stretch of Arachis hypogaea cultivar Tifrunner chromosome 15, arahy.Tifrunner.gnm2.J5K5, whole genome shotgun sequence DNA encodes these proteins:
- the LOC112751338 gene encoding DEAD-box ATP-dependent RNA helicase 13: MEDLVAELNMPKVLKRLSLARQIDKITPKNSQVKAEKNWFDRNANSVELVTENDDGKEEQVNKHKQMKTSSKQLKTLQQVRMDVKDFA; encoded by the exons atgGAAGATCTTGTTGCAG AACTCAACATGCCAAAAGTTTTAAAACGATTGTCTCTTGCACGCCAAATTGACAAAATAACACCAAAGAATTCACAG GTGAAAGCTGAGAAAAATTGGTTTGATCGAAATGCTAACTCAGTTGAATTAGTTACTGAAAATGACGACGGTAAGGAGGAACAAGTGAACAAACACAAGCAAATGAAAACCAGTTCTAAACAATTGAAGACATTGCAACAG GTGCGCATGGATGTTAAGGATTTTGCTTGA
- the LOC140179019 gene encoding uncharacterized mitochondrial protein AtMg00810-like, whose translation MWMTLYSQENNQIMFEEFKKVMAQEFDTSDMGLISYYLGIEVKQIEDGIFISQQAYARELLKKLNMLDCNPTNTPMECGVKLSKEEEGVRKVDQTLFRSLVGSLRYLTCTRPDILFLVGLISRYMENPTEIYMKVAKRILRYLRGTLEYGMFYSASDEFKLMGYCDSDYAGDIDDRKSTTGFVFFLGNNAIFWCSKKQPIVTLSTCEAEYVDVTTCACHTIWLKILLKELHFEQVESTKIMMDNKSAIALAKNPVFHDRSKHIETKYHFIRQCIENMHVEVEYVKSVDQVADIFTRPLKYDAFQKLRIMIGIGRLSSLKENVKNKFDS comes from the coding sequence ATGTGGATGACCTTATATTCACAGGAAAACAATCAAATAATGTTTGAAGAATTTAAGAAGGTAATGGCTCAAGAATTTGATACGAGTGATATGGGACTAATATCTTATTATCTGGGAATTGAAGTGAAACAAATAGAGGATGGAATTTTCATCTCACAACAGGCTTATGCAAGAGAGCTATTGAAGAAACTCAATATGCTAGATTGCAATCCTACCAATACACCTATGGAGTGTGGAGTCAAACTTTCCAAAGAGGAAGAAGGTGTAAGAAAAGTTGATCAAACATTATTCAGAAGTCTCGTGGGGAGTTTAAGGTATTTGACCTGTACCAGAcctgatattttatttttagttgggtTAATTAGTCGTTACATGGAGAATCCAACAGAAATCTATATGAAGGTAGCCAAGAGAATTCTTCGCTATCTTAGAGGCACTCTTGAGTATGGCATGTTTTATTCAGCTTCAGATGAATTCAAATTAATGGGTTATTGTGATAGTGATTATGCTGGGGATATTGACGACAGGAAGAGTACTACtggctttgttttctttttaggaAATAATGCAATTTTTTGGTGTTCAAAGAAACAACCTATAGTCACTCTTTCAACTTGTGAAGCTGAATATGTTGATGTCACTACCTGTGCATGTCATACAATTTGGCTGAAGATACTACTGAAGGAACTTCATTTTGAGCAAGTTGAATCCACCAAGATCATGATGGACAATAAGTCAGCGATTGCCCTAGCAAAGAATCCAGTGTTTCATGACAGAAGCAAGCACATAGAAACAAAGTATCATTTCATTCGACAATGTATTGAGAACATGCATGTGGAGGTTGAGTATGTGAAATCAGTTGATCAAGTTGCTGACATTTTCACAAGACCTCTGAAATATGATGCTTTTCAAAAGTTAAGGATAATGATTGGAATCGGAAGATTATCAAGTTTAAAGgagaatgttaaaaataaatttgatagtTAG